The following coding sequences are from one Bos mutus isolate GX-2022 chromosome 22, NWIPB_WYAK_1.1, whole genome shotgun sequence window:
- the PRR33 gene encoding proline-rich protein 33: MFISAASVAPGTAGPCRPGPPGPPPPLLPKPGKDNLRLQKLLRKAARKRMGGGGPPAPPGAFRTSLSPVSEASRDQEAPSPRPMEAPRPAELPHPTEAPRPTEALHPREAPRPANALHPTEAPRLAEALRPLEAPHPVEVPRPAEAMRPSDTPHPTDAHHPAEAPHPAEAPVAVAATPRCPPTPVIHHVASPTQRSTFSFSLAQRRSLASHFRAMGPQLTALAPEPARCPSGFTQVVAPAVRGSHVSQVRVRLAPSPQGGTPEPPPAAPQDQHMAPCPPGAQPLIPVAHIRPLPTGTQVASPWPAASPVPRPPSGLQASVPREAGTRVVVPITPTYRSPGPSPFRPGSGTPKPGRLEEPPTAGPATEAERVSSSRGASPPAPLAGPHPCPAPRAAARPQLSGWMRLKKQLLEEPEEPKFPGPEPSPGQVDQGETTLASLEPRPPASRASKMWDAVLYRVSVAESRSGQAGPGAGVCTLAGLRRLPFLYRPRFNARKLQEVAARPHPVTSPVLVLNPQPKNFNRTAAGWRLH, translated from the coding sequence ATGTTCATCTCAGCTGCCTCCGTGGCCCCTGGGACGGCTGGGCCGTGCCGCCCGGGGCCCCCTGGACCACCACCACCTCTGCTGCCCAAGCCGGGAAAGGACAACCTGCGCCTGCAGAAGCTCCTGAGGAAGGCGGCCCGGAAGAGGATGGGCGGGGGTGGGCCCCCCGCTCCGCCCGGGGCTTTCCGCACCTCCCTGTCCCCCGTGAGCGAGGCCAGCCGTGACCAGGAGGCCCCGAGCCCACGTCCCATGGAGGCCCCGCGTCCAGCTGAGCTCCCGCACCCCACCGAGGCCCCACGCCCCACCGAGGCCCTGCATCCCAGGGAGGCCCCACGCCCAGCCAACGCCCTGCATCCCACAGAGGCCCCACGTCTGGCCGAAGCCCTGCGTCCCCTGGAGGCCCCGCATCCGGTGGAGGTCCCGCGTCCAGCAGAGGCCATGCGTCCCTCTGACACCCCGCACCCCACTGACGCCCACCATCCGGCTGAGGCCCCACACCCTGCCGAGGCCCCAGTGGCTGTGGCCGCCACACCCCGCTGCCCCCCGACCCCTGTCATCCACCACGTAGCCTCCCCCACACAGAGGTCCACGTTCTCCTTCAGCCTCGCCCAGCGCAGGAGCCTGGCTTCCCACTTCAGGGCCATGGGCCCCCAGCTCACAGCCCTGGCCCCGGAACCCGCGCGGTGCCCCAGCGGCTTCACCCAGGTAGTGGCCCCTGCAGTGAGGGGCAGCCACGTCAGCCAAGTGCGTGTCCGACTGGCGCCATCCCCGCAGGGCGGGACCCCCGAGCCCCCCCCGGCAGCCCCCCAGGATCAGCACATGGCCCCCTGCCCTCCCGGGGCTCAGCCCCTGATCCCCGTGGCCCACATCCGCCCATTGCCCACTGGGACACAGGTGGCCAGTCCCTGGCCTGCGGCATCCCCAGTGCCCAGGCCTCCCTCTGGCCTGCAGGCCTCGGTGCCCAGGGAGGCTGGCACCCGGGTGGTGGTGCCCATCACCCCCACCTACCGCTCGCCGGGACCCTCGCCTTTCAGGCCAGGCTCTGGGACCCCCAAACCTGGGCGCCTGGAGGAGCCCCCCACAGCTGGCCCTGccactgaggctgagagagtcTCCAGCTCCCGCGGGGCCTCGCCCCCCGCCCCGCTGGcaggcccccacccctgcccggcCCCCAGAGCCGCAGCCAGGCCCCAGCTCAGCGGCTGGATGCGCCTCAAGAAGCAGCTACTGGAGGAGCCGGAGGAGCCCAAGTTCCCAGGGCCGGAGCCCAGCCCGGGGCAGGTGGACCAGGGCGAGACCACCCTTGCCAGCCTGGAGCCCCGGCCCCCCGCCTCCCGGGCCTCCAAGATGTGGGACGCGGTGCTCTACCGCGTGTCCGTGGCCGAGTCCCGCAGTGGCCAGGCGGGGCCTGGAGCTGGGGTGTGCACCCTGGCCGGTCTCAGGCGCCTGCCCTTCCTTTACCGGCCTCGCTTCAACGCCCGGAAGCTGCAGGAGGTGGCTGCCCGACCCCATCCTGTGACCTCCCCAGTCCTGGTCCTGAACCCCCAGCCCAAGAACTTCAACCGGACGGCGGCTGGCTGGAGGCTCCACTGA
- the TNNT3 gene encoding troponin T, fast skeletal muscle isoform X5, which yields MSDEEVEHVEEEAQEEAPPPPAEVPEVHEEVHEVHEPEEVQEEEKPRPRLTAPKIPEGEKVDFDDIQKKRQNKDLMELQALIDSHFEARKKEEEELVALKERIEKRRAERAEQQRIRAEKERERQNRLAEEKARREEEDAKRRAEDDLKKKKALSSMGANYSSYLAKADQKRGKKQTAREMKKKVLAERRKPLNIDHLSEDKLRDKAKELWDTLYQLETDKFEYGEKLKRQKYDIMNVRARVEMLAKFSKKAGTAPKGKVGGRWK from the exons ATGTCGGACGAGGAAGT CGAGCACGTGGAGG AAGAGGCCCAGGAGGAAG CGCCCCCCCCACCTGCAGAAGTCCCTGAGGTCCACGAGGAAG TCCATGAAGTTCATGAACCAG AGGAAGTCCAAGAAG AGGAGAAGCCGAGACCCAG ACTCACTGCTCCTAAGATCCCGGAAGGGGAGAAAGTCGACTTCGAT GACATCCAGAAGAAGCGCCAGAACAAAGACCTCATGGAGCTCCAGGCTCTCATCGACAGCCACTTTGAGGCtcggaagaaggaggaggaggagctggttgCCCTCAAGGAGAGAATC GAGAAACGCCGAGCAGAGAGAGCCGAGCAGCAGAGGATCCGGGCGGAGAAGGAGCGGGAACGCCAGAACAGACTGGCG GAGGAGAAGGCCCGGCGGGAGGAGGAAGACGCCAAGAGGAGGGCTGAGGACGACCTGAAGAAGAAGAAGGCCCTGTCCTCCATGGGCGCCAACTACAGCAGCTACCTGGCCAAG GCAGACCAGAAGAGAGGCAAGAAGCAGACGGCCCGGGAGATGAAGAAGAAGGTCCTGGCCGAGCGGAGGAAGCCCCTCAACATCGACCACCTCAGCGAGGACAAGCTCAG GGACAAGGCCAAGGAGCTCTGGGACACCCTGTACCAGCTGGAGACCGACAAGTTCGAGTACGGGGAGAAGCTGAAGCGCCAGAAATACGAT ATCATGAACGTCCGGGCCAGAGTGGAGATGCTGGCCAAGTT CAGCAAGAAGGCCGGGACCGCGCCCAAGGGCAAAGTCGGCGGGCGCTGGAAGTAG
- the TNNT3 gene encoding troponin T, fast skeletal muscle isoform X6: MSDEEVEHVEEEAQEEAPPPPAEVPEVHEEVHEVHEPEEKPRPRLTAPKIPEGEKVDFDDIQKKRQNKDLMELQALIDSHFEARKKEEEELVALKERIEKRRAERAEQQRIRAEKERERQNRLAEEKARREEEDAKRRAEDDLKKKKALSSMGANYSSYLAKADQKRGKKQTAREMKKKVLAERRKPLNIDHLSEDKLRDKAKELWDTLYQLETDKFEYGEKLKRQKYDIMNVRARVEMLAKFSKKAGTAPKGKVGGRWK; encoded by the exons ATGTCGGACGAGGAAGT CGAGCACGTGGAGG AAGAGGCCCAGGAGGAAG CGCCCCCCCCACCTGCAGAAGTCCCTGAGGTCCACGAGGAAG TCCATGAAGTTCATGAACCAG AGGAGAAGCCGAGACCCAG ACTCACTGCTCCTAAGATCCCGGAAGGGGAGAAAGTCGACTTCGAT GACATCCAGAAGAAGCGCCAGAACAAAGACCTCATGGAGCTCCAGGCTCTCATCGACAGCCACTTTGAGGCtcggaagaaggaggaggaggagctggttgCCCTCAAGGAGAGAATC GAGAAACGCCGAGCAGAGAGAGCCGAGCAGCAGAGGATCCGGGCGGAGAAGGAGCGGGAACGCCAGAACAGACTGGCG GAGGAGAAGGCCCGGCGGGAGGAGGAAGACGCCAAGAGGAGGGCTGAGGACGACCTGAAGAAGAAGAAGGCCCTGTCCTCCATGGGCGCCAACTACAGCAGCTACCTGGCCAAG GCAGACCAGAAGAGAGGCAAGAAGCAGACGGCCCGGGAGATGAAGAAGAAGGTCCTGGCCGAGCGGAGGAAGCCCCTCAACATCGACCACCTCAGCGAGGACAAGCTCAG GGACAAGGCCAAGGAGCTCTGGGACACCCTGTACCAGCTGGAGACCGACAAGTTCGAGTACGGGGAGAAGCTGAAGCGCCAGAAATACGAT ATCATGAACGTCCGGGCCAGAGTGGAGATGCTGGCCAAGTT CAGCAAGAAGGCCGGGACCGCGCCCAAGGGCAAAGTCGGCGGGCGCTGGAAGTAG
- the TNNT3 gene encoding troponin T, fast skeletal muscle isoform X2 encodes MSDEEVEHVEEEYEEEEEAQEEAPPPPAEVPEVHEEVHEVHEPEEVQEEEKPRPRLTAPKIPEGEKVDFDDIQKKRQNKDLMELQALIDSHFEARKKEEEELVALKERIEKRRAERAEQQRIRAEKERERQNRLAEEKARREEEDAKRRAEDDLKKKKALSSMGANYSSYLAKADQKRGKKQTAREMKKKVLAERRKPLNIDHLSEDKLRDKAKELWDTLYQLETDKFEYGEKLKRQKYDITNLRSRIDQAQKHSKKAGTAPKGKVGGRWK; translated from the exons ATGTCGGACGAGGAAGT CGAGCACGTGGAGG AAGAGTAcgaggaggaag AAGAGGCCCAGGAGGAAG CGCCCCCCCCACCTGCAGAAGTCCCTGAGGTCCACGAGGAAG TCCATGAAGTTCATGAACCAG AGGAAGTCCAAGAAG AGGAGAAGCCGAGACCCAG ACTCACTGCTCCTAAGATCCCGGAAGGGGAGAAAGTCGACTTCGAT GACATCCAGAAGAAGCGCCAGAACAAAGACCTCATGGAGCTCCAGGCTCTCATCGACAGCCACTTTGAGGCtcggaagaaggaggaggaggagctggttgCCCTCAAGGAGAGAATC GAGAAACGCCGAGCAGAGAGAGCCGAGCAGCAGAGGATCCGGGCGGAGAAGGAGCGGGAACGCCAGAACAGACTGGCG GAGGAGAAGGCCCGGCGGGAGGAGGAAGACGCCAAGAGGAGGGCTGAGGACGACCTGAAGAAGAAGAAGGCCCTGTCCTCCATGGGCGCCAACTACAGCAGCTACCTGGCCAAG GCAGACCAGAAGAGAGGCAAGAAGCAGACGGCCCGGGAGATGAAGAAGAAGGTCCTGGCCGAGCGGAGGAAGCCCCTCAACATCGACCACCTCAGCGAGGACAAGCTCAG GGACAAGGCCAAGGAGCTCTGGGACACCCTGTACCAGCTGGAGACCGACAAGTTCGAGTACGGGGAGAAGCTGAAGCGCCAGAAATACGAT ATCACCAACCTCAGGAGCCGCATCGACCAGGCCCAGAAGCA CAGCAAGAAGGCCGGGACCGCGCCCAAGGGCAAAGTCGGCGGGCGCTGGAAGTAG
- the TNNT3 gene encoding troponin T, fast skeletal muscle isoform X7 → MSDEEVEHVEEEAQEEAPPPPAEVPEVHEEVHEVHEPEEKPRPRLTAPKIPEGEKVDFDDIQKKRQNKDLMELQALIDSHFEARKKEEEELVALKERIEKRRAERAEQQRIRAEKERERQNRLAEEKARREEEDAKRRAEDDLKKKKALSSMGANYSSYLAKADQKRGKKQTAREMKKKVLAERRKPLNIDHLSEDKLRDKAKELWDTLYQLETDKFEYGEKLKRQKYDITNLRSRIDQAQKHSKKAGTAPKGKVGGRWK, encoded by the exons ATGTCGGACGAGGAAGT CGAGCACGTGGAGG AAGAGGCCCAGGAGGAAG CGCCCCCCCCACCTGCAGAAGTCCCTGAGGTCCACGAGGAAG TCCATGAAGTTCATGAACCAG AGGAGAAGCCGAGACCCAG ACTCACTGCTCCTAAGATCCCGGAAGGGGAGAAAGTCGACTTCGAT GACATCCAGAAGAAGCGCCAGAACAAAGACCTCATGGAGCTCCAGGCTCTCATCGACAGCCACTTTGAGGCtcggaagaaggaggaggaggagctggttgCCCTCAAGGAGAGAATC GAGAAACGCCGAGCAGAGAGAGCCGAGCAGCAGAGGATCCGGGCGGAGAAGGAGCGGGAACGCCAGAACAGACTGGCG GAGGAGAAGGCCCGGCGGGAGGAGGAAGACGCCAAGAGGAGGGCTGAGGACGACCTGAAGAAGAAGAAGGCCCTGTCCTCCATGGGCGCCAACTACAGCAGCTACCTGGCCAAG GCAGACCAGAAGAGAGGCAAGAAGCAGACGGCCCGGGAGATGAAGAAGAAGGTCCTGGCCGAGCGGAGGAAGCCCCTCAACATCGACCACCTCAGCGAGGACAAGCTCAG GGACAAGGCCAAGGAGCTCTGGGACACCCTGTACCAGCTGGAGACCGACAAGTTCGAGTACGGGGAGAAGCTGAAGCGCCAGAAATACGAT ATCACCAACCTCAGGAGCCGCATCGACCAGGCCCAGAAGCA CAGCAAGAAGGCCGGGACCGCGCCCAAGGGCAAAGTCGGCGGGCGCTGGAAGTAG
- the TNNT3 gene encoding troponin T, fast skeletal muscle isoform X1 has translation MSDEEVEHVEEEYEEEEEAQEEAPPPPAEVPEVHEEVHEVHEPEEVQEEEKPRPRLTAPKIPEGEKVDFDDIQKKRQNKDLMELQALIDSHFEARKKEEEELVALKERIEKRRAERAEQQRIRAEKERERQNRLAEEKARREEEDAKRRAEDDLKKKKALSSMGANYSSYLAKADQKRGKKQTAREMKKKVLAERRKPLNIDHLSEDKLRDKAKELWDTLYQLETDKFEYGEKLKRQKYDIMNVRARVEMLAKFSKKAGTAPKGKVGGRWK, from the exons ATGTCGGACGAGGAAGT CGAGCACGTGGAGG AAGAGTAcgaggaggaag AAGAGGCCCAGGAGGAAG CGCCCCCCCCACCTGCAGAAGTCCCTGAGGTCCACGAGGAAG TCCATGAAGTTCATGAACCAG AGGAAGTCCAAGAAG AGGAGAAGCCGAGACCCAG ACTCACTGCTCCTAAGATCCCGGAAGGGGAGAAAGTCGACTTCGAT GACATCCAGAAGAAGCGCCAGAACAAAGACCTCATGGAGCTCCAGGCTCTCATCGACAGCCACTTTGAGGCtcggaagaaggaggaggaggagctggttgCCCTCAAGGAGAGAATC GAGAAACGCCGAGCAGAGAGAGCCGAGCAGCAGAGGATCCGGGCGGAGAAGGAGCGGGAACGCCAGAACAGACTGGCG GAGGAGAAGGCCCGGCGGGAGGAGGAAGACGCCAAGAGGAGGGCTGAGGACGACCTGAAGAAGAAGAAGGCCCTGTCCTCCATGGGCGCCAACTACAGCAGCTACCTGGCCAAG GCAGACCAGAAGAGAGGCAAGAAGCAGACGGCCCGGGAGATGAAGAAGAAGGTCCTGGCCGAGCGGAGGAAGCCCCTCAACATCGACCACCTCAGCGAGGACAAGCTCAG GGACAAGGCCAAGGAGCTCTGGGACACCCTGTACCAGCTGGAGACCGACAAGTTCGAGTACGGGGAGAAGCTGAAGCGCCAGAAATACGAT ATCATGAACGTCCGGGCCAGAGTGGAGATGCTGGCCAAGTT CAGCAAGAAGGCCGGGACCGCGCCCAAGGGCAAAGTCGGCGGGCGCTGGAAGTAG
- the TNNT3 gene encoding troponin T, fast skeletal muscle isoform X3, with amino-acid sequence MSDEEVEHVEEEYEEEEEAQEEAPPPPAEVPEVHEEVHEVHEPEEKPRPRLTAPKIPEGEKVDFDDIQKKRQNKDLMELQALIDSHFEARKKEEEELVALKERIEKRRAERAEQQRIRAEKERERQNRLAEEKARREEEDAKRRAEDDLKKKKALSSMGANYSSYLAKADQKRGKKQTAREMKKKVLAERRKPLNIDHLSEDKLRDKAKELWDTLYQLETDKFEYGEKLKRQKYDIMNVRARVEMLAKFSKKAGTAPKGKVGGRWK; translated from the exons ATGTCGGACGAGGAAGT CGAGCACGTGGAGG AAGAGTAcgaggaggaag AAGAGGCCCAGGAGGAAG CGCCCCCCCCACCTGCAGAAGTCCCTGAGGTCCACGAGGAAG TCCATGAAGTTCATGAACCAG AGGAGAAGCCGAGACCCAG ACTCACTGCTCCTAAGATCCCGGAAGGGGAGAAAGTCGACTTCGAT GACATCCAGAAGAAGCGCCAGAACAAAGACCTCATGGAGCTCCAGGCTCTCATCGACAGCCACTTTGAGGCtcggaagaaggaggaggaggagctggttgCCCTCAAGGAGAGAATC GAGAAACGCCGAGCAGAGAGAGCCGAGCAGCAGAGGATCCGGGCGGAGAAGGAGCGGGAACGCCAGAACAGACTGGCG GAGGAGAAGGCCCGGCGGGAGGAGGAAGACGCCAAGAGGAGGGCTGAGGACGACCTGAAGAAGAAGAAGGCCCTGTCCTCCATGGGCGCCAACTACAGCAGCTACCTGGCCAAG GCAGACCAGAAGAGAGGCAAGAAGCAGACGGCCCGGGAGATGAAGAAGAAGGTCCTGGCCGAGCGGAGGAAGCCCCTCAACATCGACCACCTCAGCGAGGACAAGCTCAG GGACAAGGCCAAGGAGCTCTGGGACACCCTGTACCAGCTGGAGACCGACAAGTTCGAGTACGGGGAGAAGCTGAAGCGCCAGAAATACGAT ATCATGAACGTCCGGGCCAGAGTGGAGATGCTGGCCAAGTT CAGCAAGAAGGCCGGGACCGCGCCCAAGGGCAAAGTCGGCGGGCGCTGGAAGTAG
- the TNNT3 gene encoding troponin T, fast skeletal muscle isoform X4 — MSDEEVEHVEEEYEEEEEAQEEAPPPPAEVPEVHEEVHEVHEPEEKPRPRLTAPKIPEGEKVDFDDIQKKRQNKDLMELQALIDSHFEARKKEEEELVALKERIEKRRAERAEQQRIRAEKERERQNRLAEEKARREEEDAKRRAEDDLKKKKALSSMGANYSSYLAKADQKRGKKQTAREMKKKVLAERRKPLNIDHLSEDKLRDKAKELWDTLYQLETDKFEYGEKLKRQKYDITNLRSRIDQAQKHSKKAGTAPKGKVGGRWK; from the exons ATGTCGGACGAGGAAGT CGAGCACGTGGAGG AAGAGTAcgaggaggaag AAGAGGCCCAGGAGGAAG CGCCCCCCCCACCTGCAGAAGTCCCTGAGGTCCACGAGGAAG TCCATGAAGTTCATGAACCAG AGGAGAAGCCGAGACCCAG ACTCACTGCTCCTAAGATCCCGGAAGGGGAGAAAGTCGACTTCGAT GACATCCAGAAGAAGCGCCAGAACAAAGACCTCATGGAGCTCCAGGCTCTCATCGACAGCCACTTTGAGGCtcggaagaaggaggaggaggagctggttgCCCTCAAGGAGAGAATC GAGAAACGCCGAGCAGAGAGAGCCGAGCAGCAGAGGATCCGGGCGGAGAAGGAGCGGGAACGCCAGAACAGACTGGCG GAGGAGAAGGCCCGGCGGGAGGAGGAAGACGCCAAGAGGAGGGCTGAGGACGACCTGAAGAAGAAGAAGGCCCTGTCCTCCATGGGCGCCAACTACAGCAGCTACCTGGCCAAG GCAGACCAGAAGAGAGGCAAGAAGCAGACGGCCCGGGAGATGAAGAAGAAGGTCCTGGCCGAGCGGAGGAAGCCCCTCAACATCGACCACCTCAGCGAGGACAAGCTCAG GGACAAGGCCAAGGAGCTCTGGGACACCCTGTACCAGCTGGAGACCGACAAGTTCGAGTACGGGGAGAAGCTGAAGCGCCAGAAATACGAT ATCACCAACCTCAGGAGCCGCATCGACCAGGCCCAGAAGCA CAGCAAGAAGGCCGGGACCGCGCCCAAGGGCAAAGTCGGCGGGCGCTGGAAGTAG
- the TNNT3 gene encoding troponin T, fast skeletal muscle isoform X9, with product MSDEEVEHVEEEYEEEEEAQEEVHEVHEPEEKPRPRLTAPKIPEGEKVDFDDIQKKRQNKDLMELQALIDSHFEARKKEEEELVALKERIEKRRAERAEQQRIRAEKERERQNRLAEEKARREEEDAKRRAEDDLKKKKALSSMGANYSSYLAKADQKRGKKQTAREMKKKVLAERRKPLNIDHLSEDKLRDKAKELWDTLYQLETDKFEYGEKLKRQKYDIMNVRARVEMLAKFSKKAGTAPKGKVGGRWK from the exons ATGTCGGACGAGGAAGT CGAGCACGTGGAGG AAGAGTAcgaggaggaag AAGAGGCCCAGGAGGAAG TCCATGAAGTTCATGAACCAG AGGAGAAGCCGAGACCCAG ACTCACTGCTCCTAAGATCCCGGAAGGGGAGAAAGTCGACTTCGAT GACATCCAGAAGAAGCGCCAGAACAAAGACCTCATGGAGCTCCAGGCTCTCATCGACAGCCACTTTGAGGCtcggaagaaggaggaggaggagctggttgCCCTCAAGGAGAGAATC GAGAAACGCCGAGCAGAGAGAGCCGAGCAGCAGAGGATCCGGGCGGAGAAGGAGCGGGAACGCCAGAACAGACTGGCG GAGGAGAAGGCCCGGCGGGAGGAGGAAGACGCCAAGAGGAGGGCTGAGGACGACCTGAAGAAGAAGAAGGCCCTGTCCTCCATGGGCGCCAACTACAGCAGCTACCTGGCCAAG GCAGACCAGAAGAGAGGCAAGAAGCAGACGGCCCGGGAGATGAAGAAGAAGGTCCTGGCCGAGCGGAGGAAGCCCCTCAACATCGACCACCTCAGCGAGGACAAGCTCAG GGACAAGGCCAAGGAGCTCTGGGACACCCTGTACCAGCTGGAGACCGACAAGTTCGAGTACGGGGAGAAGCTGAAGCGCCAGAAATACGAT ATCATGAACGTCCGGGCCAGAGTGGAGATGCTGGCCAAGTT CAGCAAGAAGGCCGGGACCGCGCCCAAGGGCAAAGTCGGCGGGCGCTGGAAGTAG
- the TNNT3 gene encoding troponin T, fast skeletal muscle isoform X11: MSDEEVEHVEEEAQEEVHEVHEPEEKPRPRLTAPKIPEGEKVDFDDIQKKRQNKDLMELQALIDSHFEARKKEEEELVALKERIEKRRAERAEQQRIRAEKERERQNRLAEEKARREEEDAKRRAEDDLKKKKALSSMGANYSSYLAKADQKRGKKQTAREMKKKVLAERRKPLNIDHLSEDKLRDKAKELWDTLYQLETDKFEYGEKLKRQKYDIMNVRARVEMLAKFSKKAGTAPKGKVGGRWK, from the exons ATGTCGGACGAGGAAGT CGAGCACGTGGAGG AAGAGGCCCAGGAGGAAG TCCATGAAGTTCATGAACCAG AGGAGAAGCCGAGACCCAG ACTCACTGCTCCTAAGATCCCGGAAGGGGAGAAAGTCGACTTCGAT GACATCCAGAAGAAGCGCCAGAACAAAGACCTCATGGAGCTCCAGGCTCTCATCGACAGCCACTTTGAGGCtcggaagaaggaggaggaggagctggttgCCCTCAAGGAGAGAATC GAGAAACGCCGAGCAGAGAGAGCCGAGCAGCAGAGGATCCGGGCGGAGAAGGAGCGGGAACGCCAGAACAGACTGGCG GAGGAGAAGGCCCGGCGGGAGGAGGAAGACGCCAAGAGGAGGGCTGAGGACGACCTGAAGAAGAAGAAGGCCCTGTCCTCCATGGGCGCCAACTACAGCAGCTACCTGGCCAAG GCAGACCAGAAGAGAGGCAAGAAGCAGACGGCCCGGGAGATGAAGAAGAAGGTCCTGGCCGAGCGGAGGAAGCCCCTCAACATCGACCACCTCAGCGAGGACAAGCTCAG GGACAAGGCCAAGGAGCTCTGGGACACCCTGTACCAGCTGGAGACCGACAAGTTCGAGTACGGGGAGAAGCTGAAGCGCCAGAAATACGAT ATCATGAACGTCCGGGCCAGAGTGGAGATGCTGGCCAAGTT CAGCAAGAAGGCCGGGACCGCGCCCAAGGGCAAAGTCGGCGGGCGCTGGAAGTAG
- the TNNT3 gene encoding troponin T, fast skeletal muscle isoform X8, translated as MSDEEVEHVEEEYEEEEEAQEEVHEVHEPEEVQEEEKPRPRLTAPKIPEGEKVDFDDIQKKRQNKDLMELQALIDSHFEARKKEEEELVALKERIEKRRAERAEQQRIRAEKERERQNRLAEEKARREEEDAKRRAEDDLKKKKALSSMGANYSSYLAKADQKRGKKQTAREMKKKVLAERRKPLNIDHLSEDKLRDKAKELWDTLYQLETDKFEYGEKLKRQKYDIMNVRARVEMLAKFSKKAGTAPKGKVGGRWK; from the exons ATGTCGGACGAGGAAGT CGAGCACGTGGAGG AAGAGTAcgaggaggaag AAGAGGCCCAGGAGGAAG TCCATGAAGTTCATGAACCAG AGGAAGTCCAAGAAG AGGAGAAGCCGAGACCCAG ACTCACTGCTCCTAAGATCCCGGAAGGGGAGAAAGTCGACTTCGAT GACATCCAGAAGAAGCGCCAGAACAAAGACCTCATGGAGCTCCAGGCTCTCATCGACAGCCACTTTGAGGCtcggaagaaggaggaggaggagctggttgCCCTCAAGGAGAGAATC GAGAAACGCCGAGCAGAGAGAGCCGAGCAGCAGAGGATCCGGGCGGAGAAGGAGCGGGAACGCCAGAACAGACTGGCG GAGGAGAAGGCCCGGCGGGAGGAGGAAGACGCCAAGAGGAGGGCTGAGGACGACCTGAAGAAGAAGAAGGCCCTGTCCTCCATGGGCGCCAACTACAGCAGCTACCTGGCCAAG GCAGACCAGAAGAGAGGCAAGAAGCAGACGGCCCGGGAGATGAAGAAGAAGGTCCTGGCCGAGCGGAGGAAGCCCCTCAACATCGACCACCTCAGCGAGGACAAGCTCAG GGACAAGGCCAAGGAGCTCTGGGACACCCTGTACCAGCTGGAGACCGACAAGTTCGAGTACGGGGAGAAGCTGAAGCGCCAGAAATACGAT ATCATGAACGTCCGGGCCAGAGTGGAGATGCTGGCCAAGTT CAGCAAGAAGGCCGGGACCGCGCCCAAGGGCAAAGTCGGCGGGCGCTGGAAGTAG
- the TNNT3 gene encoding troponin T, fast skeletal muscle isoform X10, with amino-acid sequence MSDEEVEHVEEEAQEEVHEVHEPEEVQEEEKPRPRLTAPKIPEGEKVDFDDIQKKRQNKDLMELQALIDSHFEARKKEEEELVALKERIEKRRAERAEQQRIRAEKERERQNRLAEEKARREEEDAKRRAEDDLKKKKALSSMGANYSSYLAKADQKRGKKQTAREMKKKVLAERRKPLNIDHLSEDKLRDKAKELWDTLYQLETDKFEYGEKLKRQKYDIMNVRARVEMLAKFSKKAGTAPKGKVGGRWK; translated from the exons ATGTCGGACGAGGAAGT CGAGCACGTGGAGG AAGAGGCCCAGGAGGAAG TCCATGAAGTTCATGAACCAG AGGAAGTCCAAGAAG AGGAGAAGCCGAGACCCAG ACTCACTGCTCCTAAGATCCCGGAAGGGGAGAAAGTCGACTTCGAT GACATCCAGAAGAAGCGCCAGAACAAAGACCTCATGGAGCTCCAGGCTCTCATCGACAGCCACTTTGAGGCtcggaagaaggaggaggaggagctggttgCCCTCAAGGAGAGAATC GAGAAACGCCGAGCAGAGAGAGCCGAGCAGCAGAGGATCCGGGCGGAGAAGGAGCGGGAACGCCAGAACAGACTGGCG GAGGAGAAGGCCCGGCGGGAGGAGGAAGACGCCAAGAGGAGGGCTGAGGACGACCTGAAGAAGAAGAAGGCCCTGTCCTCCATGGGCGCCAACTACAGCAGCTACCTGGCCAAG GCAGACCAGAAGAGAGGCAAGAAGCAGACGGCCCGGGAGATGAAGAAGAAGGTCCTGGCCGAGCGGAGGAAGCCCCTCAACATCGACCACCTCAGCGAGGACAAGCTCAG GGACAAGGCCAAGGAGCTCTGGGACACCCTGTACCAGCTGGAGACCGACAAGTTCGAGTACGGGGAGAAGCTGAAGCGCCAGAAATACGAT ATCATGAACGTCCGGGCCAGAGTGGAGATGCTGGCCAAGTT CAGCAAGAAGGCCGGGACCGCGCCCAAGGGCAAAGTCGGCGGGCGCTGGAAGTAG